In Sphingomonas sp. PAMC26645, one DNA window encodes the following:
- a CDS encoding inositol-3-phosphate synthase: MNSIRIAVVGIGNCASSLVQGLEHYREGANDQVGLMHFDMGGYKPSDIKVVAAWDVDRRKVGKDVAEAIFAKPNCTAVFAPNVGNTGTIVKMGKKLDGVADHMADFKDDRTFLVSDAAEPTREEVIAELKASGADVLMNYLPVGSQEATEFYAECAIEAGVAFVNNIPVFIASNPVWAKKFEDAGVAIIGDDIKAQLGATIVHRVLTDLFAKRGVKLDRTYQLNTGGNTDFLNMSNHRRLESKKISKTEAVQSVAAERMDDDNVHIGPSDYVPWQNDNKVCFLRMEGQLFGGVPMNIELRLSVEDSPNSAGVAIDMIRCAKIAKDRGIAGVIDPASAYFCKHPRTQMTDDLAQIEVERFIKAA; the protein is encoded by the coding sequence ATGAATAGCATTCGGATCGCCGTGGTCGGCATCGGCAACTGCGCGAGCTCGCTCGTCCAGGGCCTCGAGCATTATCGCGAGGGGGCAAACGACCAGGTTGGCCTGATGCATTTCGACATGGGCGGCTACAAGCCGAGCGACATCAAGGTCGTCGCGGCCTGGGACGTCGATCGCCGCAAGGTCGGCAAGGACGTCGCCGAGGCGATCTTCGCCAAGCCGAACTGCACCGCGGTGTTCGCACCCAATGTCGGCAACACCGGCACGATCGTGAAGATGGGCAAGAAGCTGGACGGCGTCGCCGACCACATGGCCGATTTCAAGGACGACCGCACGTTCCTCGTCTCCGACGCCGCCGAGCCGACCCGTGAAGAGGTCATCGCCGAGCTGAAGGCGTCGGGCGCCGACGTGCTGATGAACTACCTGCCGGTCGGTTCACAGGAAGCGACCGAATTCTACGCCGAGTGCGCGATCGAAGCCGGCGTTGCGTTCGTCAACAACATCCCCGTCTTCATCGCATCGAACCCGGTCTGGGCGAAGAAGTTCGAAGACGCCGGCGTCGCGATCATCGGCGACGACATCAAGGCTCAGCTCGGCGCGACGATCGTCCACCGCGTGCTGACCGACCTGTTCGCCAAGCGCGGCGTGAAGCTGGATCGCACCTACCAGCTCAACACCGGCGGCAACACCGACTTCCTCAACATGTCGAACCATCGCCGTCTCGAGTCGAAGAAGATCTCGAAGACCGAAGCGGTCCAGTCTGTTGCGGCCGAGCGCATGGACGACGACAACGTCCATATCGGTCCGTCGGACTATGTGCCTTGGCAGAACGACAACAAGGTCTGCTTCCTGCGCATGGAAGGCCAGCTGTTCGGCGGCGTGCCGATGAACATCGAGCTGCGCCTCTCGGTCGAGGACAGCCCCAATTCGGCGGGTGTCGCGATCGACATGATCCGTTGCGCCAAGATCGCCAAGGATCGCGGCATCGCCGGCGTGATCGACCCTGCATCGGCCTATTTCTGCAAGCACCCGCGCACGCAGATGACCGACGATCTCGCGCAGATCGAAGTCGAGCGGTTCATCAAGGCCGCCTGA
- a CDS encoding DUF885 domain-containing protein translates to MRNFRLLLNAAMLALPVSSIPAPVLAAQAETSAFASLSKRYVDGLARLNPSSATSLGDHRFDTQITDMSAAGRAKREAFSKAMLADLQRIDRKALSREEQVDAALLDNALRYDIWDTETLGGWAWDPQVYNDIAGSSLYSLAARDFAPWPQRLNAATARMAALPALLAQARANIVPARVPSIYATTVAKQNSGIVDIAESMLAPHKSELSAADAKRFDAALVTLKAAVAEHQVWLDKTLVPGAKGDFRLGAALYDKKLGFALQSDLTRAEIKRRAQAAIVDTRAQMYAIARQIFGAKKGALLLPDKPSEAQQQAAIQLALELTYAKRPARDGMIDASTKALAQATAFVREKGLVGMPDSPVKIITMPKFQQGVAVAYCDSPGPLEKNLGTFFAVSPIPDDWTEAQATSFLSEYNDYMIHDLAVHEAMPGHYLQLAHANATQSTLRAVLGSGPFVEGWAVYAEGMMADEGYLNGDPLFKLTVLKMRLRSISNSLLDIGIHTEGMTRDQAMQLMTHTAFQQEREAAGKWVRASLGSTQLLSYFTGYSEHMALREEAKKRQGAAFDLKRYNDSLLAHGSPPVRYVRELLFDLPIG, encoded by the coding sequence CCGTCCTTGCCGCGCAAGCCGAGACGAGCGCGTTCGCGTCGCTCTCGAAGCGCTACGTCGATGGCCTGGCGCGCCTCAATCCGTCGTCGGCGACATCGCTCGGCGATCACCGCTTCGACACGCAGATCACCGACATGTCCGCCGCAGGGCGTGCCAAGCGTGAGGCGTTCTCGAAGGCGATGCTCGCCGATCTCCAGCGGATCGACCGCAAAGCCCTGTCGCGCGAGGAGCAGGTCGACGCGGCGCTGCTCGACAATGCGCTGCGCTACGACATCTGGGATACCGAGACGCTCGGCGGCTGGGCGTGGGACCCGCAGGTCTATAACGACATCGCCGGCAGTTCGCTCTACTCGCTCGCCGCGCGGGACTTCGCGCCGTGGCCACAGCGCCTGAACGCGGCGACCGCGCGGATGGCGGCGCTCCCTGCATTGCTGGCCCAGGCACGCGCGAACATCGTGCCCGCCCGCGTACCGTCGATCTACGCGACGACCGTGGCGAAGCAGAACAGCGGCATCGTCGACATCGCCGAGAGCATGCTCGCCCCGCACAAGAGCGAATTGTCCGCAGCGGACGCCAAGCGGTTCGATGCGGCGCTCGTGACACTGAAGGCGGCGGTCGCCGAGCACCAGGTCTGGCTCGACAAGACGCTCGTGCCCGGCGCGAAGGGCGACTTTCGGCTGGGGGCAGCGCTCTACGACAAGAAGCTTGGCTTCGCGCTGCAATCCGACCTCACCCGGGCCGAGATCAAGCGCCGCGCGCAGGCTGCGATCGTCGACACGCGCGCGCAGATGTACGCGATCGCGCGCCAGATCTTCGGCGCCAAGAAGGGCGCGCTGCTGCTTCCCGACAAGCCGTCCGAAGCGCAGCAGCAGGCCGCGATTCAGCTCGCGCTCGAACTCACCTACGCCAAGCGCCCCGCCCGCGACGGCATGATCGACGCCTCGACCAAGGCGCTGGCACAGGCGACCGCCTTCGTCCGTGAGAAGGGACTGGTCGGCATGCCCGACAGCCCGGTGAAGATCATCACGATGCCCAAGTTCCAGCAGGGCGTCGCGGTCGCCTACTGCGATTCCCCCGGCCCGCTGGAGAAGAACCTCGGCACGTTCTTCGCCGTCTCGCCGATCCCCGACGACTGGACCGAGGCGCAGGCAACCTCGTTCCTCAGCGAATATAACGACTACATGATCCACGACCTCGCGGTGCACGAGGCGATGCCGGGGCATTACCTCCAGCTCGCGCACGCCAACGCGACTCAGTCGACGCTGCGCGCGGTGCTCGGTTCGGGACCGTTCGTCGAGGGCTGGGCGGTGTACGCCGAGGGCATGATGGCGGACGAGGGCTATCTGAACGGCGATCCGCTGTTCAAGCTCACCGTGCTCAAGATGCGGCTGCGCTCGATCTCGAACTCGCTGCTCGACATCGGCATCCACACCGAGGGCATGACGCGCGACCAGGCGATGCAGCTGATGACGCACACCGCGTTCCAGCAGGAGCGCGAGGCGGCGGGCAAATGGGTCCGCGCTTCGCTCGGCTCGACGCAGTTGCTGAGCTATTTCACCGGCTATTCGGAGCATATGGCACTGCGGGAAGAGGCCAAGAAGCGGCAGGGCGCGGCGTTCGATCTCAAGCGCTACAACGACTCGTTGCTCGCCCATGGTTCGCCGCCAGTGCGCTACGTCCGCGAACTGCTGTTCGACCTGCCGATCGGATGA
- a CDS encoding M20/M25/M40 family metallo-hydrolase: MTRIAPFLAACAAITAVPLAAQRTAAPATAVDAKVAALRDKALTDDTAYKIVEGITTEVGPRMTGTEAAPRARAWSVAKLKALGFKNVRIEPYQLPVWSRGTESGELVAPYAQKLHLVGLGNSGATTPGGLTLPIVYFPTYNDLALAADGSLRGKIVFVSNAMQPTQDGSSYGSQGTARFVGPNVAAKKGAAAIVIRSIGTDHGRGPHAGNTNFDAGVTPIPAAALSVADAEHVERLVKLGKPVTLKLVLEDKQVGMRESGNVVAEVPGTDPKAGIVLVGGHLDSWDLGTGAIDDGAGIAITAAAAKIVMDGGQRPRRTIRVVWFGDEESGGFGGAAYAKAHAGERHATAAESDFGADRVWRFESSLPDAAKPIEDRLAVALAPLGIIRGADAPHGGTDVGPVIATGVPGIDLNQSGLRYFDYHHTPEDTLDLIDPEQLRQNVAAWTTVIATVANAPEEIGSIVPQK; encoded by the coding sequence ATGACGCGTATCGCACCATTTCTGGCGGCCTGTGCCGCAATCACCGCCGTTCCTCTTGCCGCGCAGCGCACCGCTGCCCCGGCAACCGCGGTCGACGCGAAGGTCGCCGCGCTGCGTGACAAGGCACTCACCGACGATACCGCCTACAAGATCGTCGAGGGGATCACCACCGAGGTCGGCCCGCGGATGACCGGCACCGAGGCGGCACCGCGGGCGCGCGCCTGGTCGGTTGCCAAGCTGAAGGCGCTGGGTTTCAAGAACGTGCGGATCGAGCCATACCAGCTGCCCGTCTGGTCGCGTGGCACGGAGAGTGGTGAGCTGGTCGCCCCCTATGCGCAGAAGCTGCATCTGGTCGGCCTCGGCAATTCGGGCGCGACGACGCCGGGCGGGCTGACCCTGCCGATCGTGTATTTCCCGACGTACAACGATCTCGCGCTCGCCGCCGACGGCAGCCTGAGGGGCAAGATCGTCTTCGTGTCGAACGCGATGCAGCCGACCCAGGACGGGTCGAGCTATGGATCGCAGGGCACCGCGCGCTTCGTCGGACCGAACGTCGCCGCCAAGAAGGGGGCCGCGGCGATCGTGATCCGGTCGATCGGCACCGATCACGGCCGCGGGCCGCACGCGGGCAACACCAATTTCGACGCGGGCGTGACGCCGATCCCGGCGGCAGCGCTGTCGGTCGCGGACGCCGAGCATGTCGAGCGGCTGGTGAAGCTCGGCAAGCCGGTGACGCTGAAGCTGGTGCTCGAAGACAAGCAGGTCGGCATGCGCGAATCGGGCAACGTCGTCGCCGAAGTCCCCGGCACCGATCCCAAAGCCGGGATCGTGTTGGTCGGTGGCCATCTCGACAGCTGGGACCTCGGCACCGGCGCGATCGACGACGGGGCGGGCATCGCGATCACCGCGGCGGCCGCCAAGATCGTCATGGACGGCGGCCAACGCCCTCGCCGCACGATCCGCGTCGTCTGGTTCGGCGACGAGGAGAGCGGCGGCTTCGGCGGAGCCGCCTACGCCAAGGCGCACGCCGGCGAGCGCCATGCGACCGCTGCCGAATCGGATTTCGGTGCCGATCGCGTCTGGCGGTTCGAGAGCAGCCTGCCCGACGCTGCCAAGCCCATCGAGGATCGCCTGGCGGTCGCGCTCGCCCCGCTCGGGATCATCCGCGGTGCCGATGCCCCGCACGGCGGCACCGATGTCGGCCCGGTGATCGCCACGGGGGTCCCCGGAATCGACCTCAACCAGTCGGGCCTGCGCTACTTCGACTACCATCATACGCCCGAGGACACGCTGGATCTGATCGACCCCGAACAGCTCCGCCAGAACGTCGCGGCCTGGACCACGGTGATCGCGACAGTGGCCAATGCGCCCGAGGAAATCGGGTCAATTGTGCCCCAGAAGTGA
- a CDS encoding histidine kinase dimerization/phosphoacceptor domain -containing protein, with amino-acid sequence MTVIEQSPGGDRPPGAGELEYRLRQQSILADFGIEALRARDLQPMLQRATELCGEGMRSQYCKFLEYRPEQNTLLVRAGIGWAPGVVGSTEMRTDLGSPAGFALETGLPVISNHLENEQRFRTPEFMAQHNIRRAINVLVETSGKRFGVLEVDSPDEGKFEPADFAFMQGFANLIGVAIERQQAEQRLSEAMEHQELLTREASHRVKNSLALVSAMLNLQMQEDDDPRIRRLLGDAQARITAIAQTHDQLWRGDQVGIVALNDLVCGIATGLGEQSLTHRIDCDIEAILISADVAIPMGLLVTELVTNAIKYAYGDDGGVILVTVRSADGRIVLTVSDEGGGLPVDFDLKTASRKSLGMRMIGSLARQLRGTVMIENAPVGTCATLDVPDPRVEVAG; translated from the coding sequence ATGACGGTTATCGAACAATCTCCCGGCGGCGATCGGCCACCCGGCGCAGGCGAACTGGAATATCGTCTTCGGCAGCAGTCGATCCTTGCCGATTTCGGGATCGAGGCGCTGCGGGCGCGGGATCTGCAGCCGATGTTGCAGCGCGCGACCGAGTTGTGCGGCGAGGGGATGCGGTCGCAATACTGCAAGTTCCTTGAATACCGTCCTGAACAGAACACGTTGTTGGTCCGCGCCGGGATCGGCTGGGCGCCGGGGGTGGTCGGGTCGACCGAGATGCGGACCGATCTCGGCTCGCCCGCAGGGTTCGCACTGGAGACCGGGCTGCCGGTGATCTCGAACCACCTTGAGAACGAGCAGCGTTTCCGGACGCCGGAGTTCATGGCGCAGCACAATATCCGCCGCGCGATCAATGTGCTGGTCGAGACCTCGGGCAAGCGCTTCGGCGTGCTCGAGGTCGACAGCCCCGACGAGGGCAAGTTCGAGCCCGCCGACTTCGCGTTCATGCAGGGGTTTGCGAACCTCATCGGCGTGGCGATCGAGCGGCAGCAGGCGGAGCAGCGGCTGAGCGAGGCGATGGAGCATCAGGAATTGCTGACGCGCGAAGCCAGCCACCGGGTGAAGAACAGTCTCGCTTTGGTGTCGGCGATGCTCAACCTCCAGATGCAGGAGGACGACGATCCGCGGATCCGGCGGCTGCTGGGCGACGCGCAGGCGCGGATCACCGCGATCGCGCAGACGCACGACCAGCTCTGGCGTGGCGATCAGGTGGGGATCGTCGCGCTTAACGATCTGGTCTGCGGGATCGCGACGGGGCTTGGCGAGCAATCGCTCACCCACCGGATAGACTGTGATATCGAGGCGATCCTGATCAGTGCGGACGTGGCGATCCCGATGGGATTGCTGGTCACCGAGCTGGTCACCAACGCGATCAAATATGCCTATGGCGACGACGGCGGCGTGATCCTGGTCACGGTGCGGAGCGCGGACGGGCGGATCGTGCTGACGGTGTCGGACGAGGGCGGCGGGTTGCCGGTGGACTTCGATTTGAAGACGGCATCGCGGAAAAGCCTCGGCATGCGGATGATCGGCAGCCTCGCGCGGCAGTTGCGCGGAACGGTGATGATCGAGAACGCCCCGGTAGGGACGTGCGCAACGCTCGACGTGCCCGATCCGCGGGTGGAGGTCGCAGGCTAA
- the ettA gene encoding energy-dependent translational throttle protein EttA yields the protein MAGQYAYVMKDMTKTFPGAPKPVLSNINLQFYHGAKIGIVGPNGAGKSTLIKIMAGIDKDYTGEAWPGENVTVGYLEQEPQLDATKTVLENVKDGARGVADMVDRFNAISAEMGDPQDDTDFDALLEEMGTLQEQIDAIDGWTLDNQLEVAMEALRCPPGDWPVDKLSGGEKRRVALTRLLIQKPGILLLDEPTNHLDAESVQWLENHLKDYAGAVLMITHDRYFLDNVVGWVLELDRGKYFPYEGNYSTYLEKKAKRLEQEDREESGRQTAIKNELEWIRQGAKARQTKSKARIANFERLVSAQENRSPGKAQIVIQVPERLGGKVIELENVSKAYGDKLLFENLSFTLPAGGIVGVIGPNGAGKSTLFKLITGQETPDSGTIDKGSTVRLGYVDQSRDHLDDKKNVWEEISDGLDSMKVNGFDQSTRAYVGAFNFKGQDQQKNVGKLSGGERNRVNIAKMLKRGGNVLLLDEPTNDLDVETLGALEEAIENFAGCAVVISHDRFFLDRLATHILAFEGNSHVEWFEGNFESYEEDKRRRLGDAADRPTALSYKKLTR from the coding sequence GTGGCCGGCCAATACGCCTATGTCATGAAGGACATGACGAAGACCTTCCCCGGCGCGCCCAAGCCGGTGCTGTCGAACATCAATCTGCAATTCTATCATGGCGCCAAGATCGGCATCGTAGGCCCCAACGGCGCGGGCAAGTCGACGCTGATCAAGATCATGGCCGGCATCGACAAGGACTATACCGGCGAGGCCTGGCCGGGCGAGAACGTTACCGTCGGCTATCTGGAGCAGGAGCCGCAGCTCGACGCCACCAAGACCGTGCTGGAGAACGTCAAGGACGGCGCGCGCGGTGTCGCGGACATGGTGGATCGCTTCAACGCGATCTCCGCCGAGATGGGCGATCCCCAGGACGACACCGACTTCGACGCGCTGCTGGAGGAGATGGGGACGCTTCAGGAGCAGATCGACGCGATCGACGGCTGGACGCTCGACAACCAGCTCGAGGTCGCGATGGAGGCGCTGCGTTGCCCGCCGGGCGACTGGCCGGTCGACAAGCTGTCGGGTGGTGAGAAGCGCCGCGTCGCGCTGACCCGCCTGCTGATCCAGAAGCCGGGTATCCTTCTGCTTGACGAGCCCACCAACCATCTCGATGCGGAGAGCGTCCAGTGGCTGGAGAATCATCTGAAGGATTATGCGGGCGCGGTGCTGATGATCACCCATGACCGCTATTTCCTCGACAACGTCGTTGGCTGGGTGCTCGAACTCGATCGCGGCAAGTATTTCCCGTATGAGGGCAATTACTCGACGTATCTCGAGAAGAAGGCCAAGCGCCTTGAGCAGGAGGATCGTGAGGAATCCGGTCGTCAGACCGCGATCAAGAACGAGCTCGAATGGATTCGTCAGGGTGCCAAGGCGCGCCAGACCAAGTCCAAGGCGCGTATCGCCAACTTCGAACGCCTCGTCTCCGCACAGGAGAACCGCTCGCCGGGCAAGGCGCAGATCGTCATCCAGGTGCCCGAGCGTCTCGGCGGCAAGGTCATCGAGCTCGAGAACGTCTCCAAGGCTTACGGCGACAAGCTGCTGTTCGAGAACCTCTCGTTCACGCTGCCCGCGGGCGGTATCGTTGGCGTCATCGGTCCCAACGGCGCCGGCAAGTCGACGCTGTTCAAGCTGATCACTGGGCAGGAGACGCCGGACAGCGGCACGATCGACAAGGGTTCGACCGTGCGGTTGGGCTATGTCGACCAGAGCCGCGATCATCTCGACGACAAGAAGAACGTCTGGGAGGAGATTTCCGACGGCCTCGACTCGATGAAGGTCAACGGGTTCGACCAGTCGACGCGCGCCTATGTCGGGGCGTTCAACTTCAAGGGCCAGGACCAGCAGAAGAACGTCGGCAAGCTGTCGGGGGGTGAGCGCAACCGCGTCAACATCGCCAAGATGTTGAAGCGCGGCGGCAACGTGCTGCTGCTCGACGAGCCCACCAACGATCTCGATGTCGAGACCTTGGGCGCGCTCGAGGAAGCGATCGAGAATTTCGCAGGGTGCGCGGTGGTGATCAGCCACGATCGCTTCTTCCTGGATCGTCTCGCCACGCACATCCTGGCGTTCGAGGGCAACAGCCATGTCGAATGGTTCGAGGGCAATTTCGAATCCTACGAAGAGGACAAGCGCCGCCGTCTGGGCGATGCGGCGGATCGTCCTACCGCGCTGTCCTATAAGAAGCTGACGCGCTGA
- a CDS encoding NTP transferase domain-containing protein, which produces MIDTPRIQTAIILAAGEGSRLRTSAPYKPLCAVAGRPLIAHALEGLAEAGFARAIVTVSYGREAIEAYLASRRWPLAVETVLADHREPNGVSVLAARDALAGDEAILAMCDHLVSPELYARMAEAGAGGGLRLGIDRRLGHDWVDPEDVTCVATEGDRIVAIGKGLEPHDCYDTGVFAIGPALSDALATLASPSLTEGVRLLAAQGLARIVDCSDIDWIDVDDAPALAKAEAWMATKAEAVAA; this is translated from the coding sequence ATGATCGATACGCCCCGGATTCAAACGGCGATCATCCTCGCCGCCGGGGAAGGCAGCCGCCTTCGCACCTCCGCCCCGTACAAGCCGCTCTGCGCGGTCGCGGGGCGGCCGTTGATCGCTCACGCGCTTGAGGGGCTAGCCGAGGCCGGCTTTGCGCGCGCGATCGTGACGGTGAGCTATGGGCGCGAGGCGATCGAAGCCTATCTGGCGAGCCGGCGCTGGCCGCTGGCAGTCGAGACGGTTCTCGCGGATCACCGCGAACCTAACGGCGTTTCGGTACTGGCAGCGCGCGATGCGCTAGCCGGTGACGAAGCGATTCTCGCGATGTGCGACCACCTCGTCAGCCCCGAACTTTACGCGCGCATGGCGGAGGCCGGCGCTGGCGGCGGCTTGCGGCTCGGCATCGACCGGCGCCTTGGCCATGACTGGGTCGACCCCGAGGACGTCACCTGCGTCGCCACCGAGGGCGACCGCATCGTCGCGATCGGCAAGGGCCTCGAACCGCACGACTGCTACGACACCGGCGTCTTCGCGATCGGCCCTGCGCTGTCGGACGCGCTGGCCACCTTGGCGAGCCCCTCGCTCACCGAAGGCGTCCGCCTGCTGGCCGCACAAGGCCTCGCCCGGATCGTGGATTGCAGCGACATCGACTGGATCGACGTCGACGACGCCCCCGCCCTGGCGAAAGCCGAAGCGTGGATGGCGACTAAAGCCGAGGCGGTCGCCGCTTAA
- a CDS encoding rod shape-determining protein, with the protein MRLPCLFSRPSNDMAIDLGTVNTVVYLRGQGIVLNEPSVVAIETRNGVQQVRAVGAEAKLMMGKTPDGIETIRPMRDGVIADLDVAEQMIKFFIEKAHGGPSRLPRHPEIAICIPSGATLVERRAIRQAASNAGARKVYLIEEPMAAAIGAGLPVTEPVGAMIVDIGGGTTEVAVLSLRGLAYSTSARVGGDKMDEAISSMIRRKHNLMIGEATAERVKLAVGMARMPEDGIGEVMRVKGRDLRAGVPREIEVTQADIAASLADLIGQIVETVLTALEKTEPELAADICDQGIVMTGGGSLLARIDEVLSDATGLPVTVAENALTCVAIGAGRAMEEPVYQGVMTEI; encoded by the coding sequence ATGCGTCTTCCTTGCCTGTTCAGCCGCCCGTCGAACGACATGGCGATCGACCTCGGAACGGTGAACACCGTCGTCTATCTGCGCGGCCAGGGCATCGTCCTGAACGAACCGTCCGTGGTGGCGATCGAAACGCGCAATGGCGTCCAGCAGGTGCGCGCGGTGGGCGCCGAAGCGAAATTGATGATGGGCAAGACGCCCGACGGGATCGAGACCATCCGGCCGATGCGCGACGGCGTGATCGCCGACCTCGACGTCGCCGAGCAGATGATCAAGTTCTTCATCGAAAAGGCGCATGGCGGGCCCAGCCGACTGCCACGCCATCCCGAAATCGCGATCTGCATCCCGTCCGGCGCGACCCTGGTCGAGCGTCGCGCGATACGCCAGGCGGCGTCCAACGCCGGCGCGCGCAAGGTGTATCTGATCGAAGAGCCGATGGCGGCGGCGATCGGTGCCGGACTGCCGGTGACCGAGCCGGTCGGGGCGATGATCGTCGATATCGGCGGTGGCACGACCGAAGTGGCGGTGCTGTCGCTGCGAGGGCTTGCCTACAGCACGTCGGCGCGGGTCGGCGGCGACAAGATGGACGAAGCCATCAGTTCGATGATTCGTCGCAAGCACAATCTGATGATCGGCGAAGCTACCGCCGAGCGTGTGAAGCTGGCGGTCGGCATGGCGCGCATGCCGGAGGATGGAATTGGCGAGGTCATGCGCGTCAAGGGACGTGACCTGCGTGCAGGGGTGCCACGCGAAATCGAGGTGACGCAGGCGGATATCGCGGCGTCGCTGGCGGATCTGATCGGCCAGATCGTCGAAACCGTGCTGACCGCGCTGGAGAAGACCGAACCCGAACTGGCCGCCGATATCTGCGATCAGGGCATCGTCATGACGGGCGGCGGATCGCTGCTCGCGCGGATCGACGAAGTGTTGTCGGACGCGACGGGGCTGCCCGTCACGGTCGCCGAGAACGCGCTGACCTGCGTCGCGATCGGTGCGGGCCGCGCGATGGAAGAGCCTGTCTATCAGGGCGTGATGACGGAAATCTGA
- a CDS encoding CDP-alcohol phosphatidyltransferase family protein: MTVAPPDGSRDRRIEIPSNLWLIHPAGRALLPLALARGISANSVSVAGLCLGGAAALAYTQWGNWALALVGLVLSMGWLIADGLDGMVARATKTASPLGRMLDGLCDHGVFALIYISLALTIDTPEAWVLAVAAGGAHAVQSNMYEGERSRFHRRIKGVALEALPVPTGNALVRFYDGVASSIDRIAMPFERTLCQSADPVALGALYGARAVAPLRFMALLTANVRVWAIFVACFAGNPRIFWWFEIVPLTLVAIVGLVWHRRVERAFVRNTSATRPKTASRMHLS; this comes from the coding sequence ATGACAGTGGCTCCACCGGATGGATCGCGCGATCGCCGGATCGAGATCCCATCTAATCTTTGGCTGATTCACCCGGCAGGCCGTGCGCTTTTGCCGCTTGCGTTGGCGCGTGGAATTTCGGCCAATTCGGTGTCGGTGGCGGGGCTTTGCCTCGGCGGAGCAGCGGCGCTCGCCTACACGCAGTGGGGAAACTGGGCGCTCGCGCTGGTCGGCCTGGTGCTGTCGATGGGCTGGTTGATCGCCGACGGACTCGACGGCATGGTTGCCCGCGCGACCAAGACCGCGAGCCCGCTCGGCAGGATGCTCGACGGATTGTGCGATCACGGCGTCTTCGCGCTGATCTACATCTCGCTCGCGCTGACGATCGACACGCCCGAGGCCTGGGTCCTCGCCGTCGCGGCTGGTGGCGCGCATGCCGTTCAGTCGAACATGTACGAAGGCGAGCGCTCGCGCTTCCATCGTCGCATCAAGGGCGTGGCGCTCGAAGCGCTGCCCGTTCCGACCGGCAACGCGCTCGTCCGCTTCTACGACGGCGTAGCTAGCAGCATCGACCGGATCGCTATGCCGTTCGAGCGCACGCTCTGTCAGTCGGCGGATCCGGTCGCGCTCGGGGCCCTGTACGGTGCCCGCGCCGTCGCGCCGTTGCGCTTCATGGCCTTGCTTACCGCGAATGTCCGGGTATGGGCGATCTTCGTCGCCTGCTTCGCGGGCAACCCACGCATCTTCTGGTGGTTCGAGATCGTCCCTTTGACTCTCGTGGCCATCGTCGGACTCGTCTGGCACCGTCGTGTCGAGCGGGCTTTCGTTCGTAATACTTCCGCAACGCGACCAAAGACCGCGTCGCGCATGCATCTTTCGTAA